Part of the candidate division KSB1 bacterium genome, ATGCCCAAAAATCATCACATCGTCATATTTGCCATCTATTTTCTGAATTACTTGAATTAACTCCGAAACTCCGGCTTCGTAAAGTGCTACATTCTTTTCAATTTTTGCTTTCTCACAGCCAACTTCCCTTGCTATGATCTTTGCGGTTTTCCAGGCTCTTTTTGCAGGACTCGAGATCATCAAATCGGGCAAAGCTTTATCTTTTGCGAGCCGCTTACCCATCATCGGGGCATCGCGTCTGCCTCTCCTGTTAAGCGGCCGGTCGAGGTCATCCAAGTTTGGATATTTCCAGCTCGATTTAGCATGTCTGACAAGCGTTAATTTTTTCATTTTATTGTTTTTTCCCCCAGCCTAAATATGGATTCCGGGTCAAATTAGAATTGAAGTAATTAGGATCGCCTGTTACTTCTGCACCGACCCAATCGGGTAAAGCAATTTTTTGATTTTCATCGCTGAGTTCAACTTCGACTAAAATCAATCCTTTGTTTACGCCCTCGAACTCATCCACTAGCCAAATGAGTTCATTGTGTTCAATCTCGTATCTCATCTTCTCGATAATGGGTTGTTCACAGAGGGTATCAAGCATTTCATTTGCATCTTTTACAGGGATTTCATATTCGTACTCTGCACGGGCCGCACCTTTGGCGATGCCTTTAACGGTAATGTATCCTTGATTTCTAATCGTACGAATTCTTACTGTCCTTTCTTTCACGGTAGACAAATACCCTTGCCGATAAAACCTGCCTATGGCATTTGAACGCCAAGCATCGCTTTTAGTTAAAAACTTCCTTTCAATTTCTTGAGCCATAGCTAGTTATTTTTTCACACCCTCTAAACTTTTTATTTCCGCCCACAAATCACCATAAGACCGGGCTGCAATTGATTTAGGTCGGAAGCATAGTAGAGGCTCTCGGTAAATGCCCATTTTCTCTACATCCGCGGTATAGGGAATCCGGCTGTTTAGAAAACGTCCGTCCTGGTTAGACATCTTTTCCATTATTCCCCGATGCATTTTTTTGCGTTTTTCTACCATCGAAAAGAAAACAGAAATTTTGGACTGATCCAGTGCTTTGTCGGTGAAAAACTGCCGTAACTTTTCATATGTAAGTAATGAGAGGGTCGTGGGAACAAGAGGGACGAGCAGGTAGTCGGCCGCATAAAAAATGTTTTCAGAAACCAGTGTAATATTTGGTGGGCAATCCAGAAAAACGAAATCATATTCCTTTGCGAATGGCTCGAGAACCTCTCTTAATCTTTTTTTTGAGCGCTTTAACTTATCTAAAACAAGATCCAGATTTCTATAAGACAGATGAGAAGGCAATAAATCAAGATTTCTATAGTCTGTGCCTTTAATGCTTTTATCAAATTTCTTCCTGCCCTTTATGAATTTTTTACTGCTAAATTTTTTCGAAGACTTGATTCTAAAATAATAGGACGCTGAACCCTGGG contains:
- a CDS encoding AAA family ATPase encodes the protein MKIIAFYSIKGGVGKTAAAVNLAYIAAAEGAKTILLDMDPQGSASYYFRIKSSKKFSSKKFIKGRKKFDKSIKGTDYRNLDLLPSHLSYRNLDLVLDKLKRSKKRLREVLEPFAKEYDFVFLDCPPNITLVSENIFYAADYLLVPLVPTTLSLLTYEKLRQFFTDKALDQSKISVFFSMVEKRKKMHRGIMEKMSNQDGRFLNSRIPYTADVEKMGIYREPLLCFRPKSIAARSYGDLWAEIKSLEGVKK
- a CDS encoding CYTH domain-containing protein — protein: MAQEIERKFLTKSDAWRSNAIGRFYRQGYLSTVKERTVRIRTIRNQGYITVKGIAKGAARAEYEYEIPVKDANEMLDTLCEQPIIEKMRYEIEHNELIWLVDEFEGVNKGLILVEVELSDENQKIALPDWVGAEVTGDPNYFNSNLTRNPYLGWGKKQ
- a CDS encoding histidine phosphatase family protein, which codes for MKKLTLVRHAKSSWKYPNLDDLDRPLNRRGRRDAPMMGKRLAKDKALPDLMISSPAKRAWKTAKIIAREVGCEKAKIEKNVALYEAGVSELIQVIQKIDGKYDDVMIFGHNPGFTSLAHYLTNYEVDNIPTSGIFVIEFNVDSWQEVSPGKGKFISFDYPKKEQL